The genomic region TTGGATCCTCAGCTTGATCTGCTTTTTCAGGTGATTTAAGTAAAAGATCAGACGTTGGCCTGTTTACATAAACTTGCCCTACAATTTGAGTAGCCAATTTACTTATGACTTGCCTGTTGGACTTAATGATCTAAGCTTCTGTATCAAGTCCAGAGATAGCCTGTAGAGTTCACTGGGAAAATCCCTGAAACCCTGGTGCAGGACTGAAATTGCatattagattgttagctctaaAGAGCAAGCCCCTACTTACCTGTTTTATCTATATGTTTTGCGtatatggaatatgttggtgctttctaaatgctccataataataataatgatattctATGGGGCAGGATGTTGTTTAgaaatacaggtatcggatccgttatgtggaaacccgttatccagaaagttccgaattacagaaagtctgtctcccatagactccattataatcaaataatttaaatctttaaaaatgatttcctttttctgtgtaataataaaacagtcgcttgtacttgatcccaactaagatataattaatccttattggaggcaaaaccagcctattgggtttatttaatgtttacatgattttatagtagacttaaggtatgaagacccaaattacggaaagatccattatccggaaaaccccaggtcccgagcattttggataacaggtcccatacatatatatatatatatagacttaaggtatgaagatccaaattacagaaagatcccttatccagttTTGTTTATTCAGGTTTTATGTCACATATGCACTTACTCATCAgatctgattttcaaaattttttcttatgctttttgcccgaaaacttcaaaAACCtccgaaacccagtgcacatcataaaatcattgggacttctcccattgacttatgcaacctcgaccggtctgagatgccggatgttctgattctgacttttccatccttggtgtataataaattccgaaaaaatcctgattttttaaaagtcagattttatacaaaaaaaaaaatttttttgtgatgaaTATTTACtctaaaaatgattaattataaaacaacttgaatgtttaACATAAtcctcccattaacttctatagaagctaccacattttctaattaaacaattcaagatcttttttttaaactaacttgcaaatgttttaattgggttttttttaatcatgacaaaatttaaataaactcaGACTTCTTGCACATGTAGGACAAAAAAAAGACACTGCCCTTACTTGTTCAGctcatggattttatttttgctaaattCTCCATATTTCTATTTTCATTGTGGTGTCATTCATACAGTAcatgaaggggccgattcactaagagtcgaatatcgagggttaattaaccctcgatattcgactaggaactaaaatccttcgacttcgaatatcgaagtcgaaggatttagtgcagatagttcgatcgaacgatcgaaggataattccttcgatcgaacgattaaatccttcgaatcgaacaattaaatccttcgaatcgaacgattcgaaggatttaaatccaacgatcgaaggaatatccttcgatcaaaaaaagttagccaagcatatagggaccttccccataggcgaacattgacttcggtagcttttatatggtgaactagggggtcaaagttttttttaaagagacagtacttcgactatcgaatggtggaatagtcgaacgatttttagttcgaatccttcgattcgaagtcgtagtcgaaggtcgaagtagcccatttgatgatcgaagtagcccaaaaaaaacttcgaatccttcactcgaagttagtgaatcggcccccaagtcttCATCAGGCTCAGGGCTTTCCAGGAATCCCCCCTGTTGGCGTCTTTAGTCAACCAGATGTGTCATTTCAGGGTTAATTGTGGGAGTTTTGGGAGCAAGGACCCCCCGAAGACCCACAACAACTGTGCTGATCTGGGTATGACACATACAGCTAAAGCTACACTCGTGTATCAATGGTGGAAACATAACTGAGTAATACTCTGATTCCCCCACAGCCATCGCATAACTCACTCTTTCTCAATCACATGCAGCTTTacgtaaaaatatgtttttaataaatacatttaaatagattGCTCCATGAATAAtctactataggtatgggacctgttatccagaatgctctggacctgtttttcaggataatgggactttccataatttggatcttcataccttaagtctactagtgtAAGGTGCGCTCGCCGGCGTTCCCTACTCCTTCGGCGTCGCCatcaagatggcagcacccaggGGAACCACATGGTATTCTGTAATGTTCTGACGCAGATGTCATGATGCCGTCATCAAAATGTGGAGCGTCAACGTGTAACATCAtcgttttggcgcgaaaatcaGCCTTTAAAAGGTCGCCAAAGGCCTACAgtcattgcccgattataggttctactTTGTGTGCTCCTGGGTGCGCTATATTACTAATTCTGCTGATTCTGATCTTGACCTTGGCCCGTTTCACCGTTTATTCAACCCTTGttgcctggacttgacttcgTTTTACTtatttaaccccttggatacctcaaACTGTGTTTGGTGCTAcctacttcctccttggtccgtaatCTCTAtcctgagccttcgggccctgacaactATAAAAACATGTGaacaaggtacaaggtactgttttattattagacagaaaaaggaaataatgtataaagatgtggattattcattataatggagacagcctttccgtaattcagaactttctggataatgggtttccggataacggattccatacctgtacacggCTTGCCTTGTTTTCCCTTAGTTTCATATTAATTCAATGATTTTCACTGTTACAGTTTACTAGTGTTAGTTACCTGCTTTTTGACCTTTGTCTGGCCAGTTACAGAAGATGGGGGATATGGAACAAGGTAAGTCAAACGCAGAATCTGTTTTgctgacttaggggcagatttatccagggtcgaatttcgaagtggaatatacttcgaaattcaaccatcgaattgaaatacttcgacttcgaatatcgaaggattttttatcGAATTTGTTAATCCTACtacaatcgaagtaaaatcgttcgatcgaacgattaaatccgattagattcgaaggattttaacgatcgatcgaacgattttaattcgactttaaaaaacgttgaaaaatgctctagaaggtccccataggctaacatagcactttggcattttggcgaagtattgaagttgaagtttttttaaagaggcagtactttgattatcgaatggtcaaatattcaaacgattttatttcgaatcgaagtcaaagtagtagtagcctattcgatggtcgaagtacccaaaaatttacttcgaaattcgaactttttgaacttcgaaaattccctcgaatccacttcgacccttgataaatcactCAACATGTTTCCAGCTGTGGATCTTTATTGAGTGATCACTCAACAAACAGATACACCTTGACTCTGTGTTTGCTGTACCTTGTTCTCCATCTCCCACTTTCTCCAACAAATAAAGTTTCTTCTGGGACAAAAGCATCGGTAAAGCAAATAGCACCATGATGTAATATTTGCTGCTGATCCAGTTCTTTTTATTTGGCCGGTTATAAATGGACCACATCAAGCTTTGGATATGGCCCACCCCAGTCAGGTCGGTTTATTCCTCCCAAGTGATATACAGTAACTTCTGTCCCAGGACCAAATGATTACAATGCACAATCCGGCTCACCATCTGGGTGGCCAAATTAGGATAAATCTGCGGGACAAATATTAATTGGatgttaaattgtatttttatatcaaTGGGAAAATATCCTGGAAAAGATTAATTTGTACCTATTTATGATTTCTATTCAGCCTTTTGCTTTCTCTAAAGCGGGGCTGTCCAGCCAGAGTGTTATGGATCTTCCAAGacatcattatttaaaataaaatcatggcAGATGCACAGTAAATAAGGAACATTCTAAATGAACCCAGGGCTGACAGGTTCTGCTAGTTCCTATGGGGAATGCATTCTGGTCCCACTGCTGCTCATATAGAGGAGACGAGTTCTACTGCCACGTAAAATCCTCTGACTGTAAgaggcaattggaccagtccctgaatccTCTGAATCTTTCCCTTGAAAAATGATTATAGCTACTGTTGCAATGGATTCATGGCCCAAAAATGGTTCAGAACAAGCTGAGCCCCTTGTTTCAATGACTATTTGTAGGAATTATTAAAATAACATATGAGAACCCAATCTGAGGACTTTTTTTTAGGTTCCAGCACAAAATCCCTGTCCTAATCTCAGCGGATAAACCTCTGTCCTCTGGGAAGGTCTCTTAGTGAATGACAGAACTAGAGATTTTATGGAttgcttatatatttattcatagttaACAATCCCACCCCTTACACGCCTCTTCTTAAATGTAAACATTCCCATCATTGGCTATCTAGCGCTGGTGCAGtatgtgcagccaggccccctgcCCCCCCTCTAGATTAAATCTTTGCCGTAGATTTGGGAGCACATGAgactgtagaatgctttaccatgtgtgagtaaacagctctagaagctctttctgtttgtttaggatagcagctgccatattagcttggtgtgacatcacttcctgcctgagtctctccctgctcactcatagctctgggctcatattacagcagggaggggtggcagggggtaaagggaggggggaagaggagcaaactgagcatgcccaaggccaagccctggaggattaagctgaaaacagttagtctgatatagaagcccatgagtacacaatagaaggaaagaaatgtgctgtttattttgacagaggactcagagcagcattactttgaggggttactggtgtatttatatagacctttctgataaagcttacttagttttagcctttccttctcctttaagcaagtatATCTACTGATATCTACACCAGTCTTTAATGacagtatttttttatatattttttttggcagGAGTTCAGTCCTTTTCCTTAGTACAGACGTCAAAATCACCATTGGTATTGGTCAAAGACAACACAGAAATATTCTGCACCCTGAGAAATCAGAATATGGACCAGATAGGCGTTTACTGGTATAGGCAGACGGCCAAGACTGCAGACGAGCTGGAGTTTGTTGTTTTCTCGTCTATTCTAAACAAGGTCAGATATGGCAGCCTCTTCTCAGAACGCGTGTCTGTGGCCAGGGAAAACTTTCGAAACACCTTCACCCTGAAGATAAAAAATGTCGAGTTTACGGACAGTGGAGTGTATTACTGCATGGTGGAGAATGCGGGAAAGGTAGCATTCGGGAATGGAACCTCCCTGCAAGTCGGTAAGATATGGAGGGGTCTCCATCagcaaagaacatttttatgctaatcttataggggttgttcaccttaaaacaacattttagaatgatgtagcgagtgatattgtgagacaatgaAGTAGTAgtcttcatttgttattatttgtgatttattatttgttattcagctttttgttcagcagctgaaaactaactacaggtatgggatctgttttccggaaacccgttatccagaaagctccaaattatggaatgcccatgtcccatagactccgttttatccaaataattacattttttttaaaatgatttcctttttatcggtaataataaaacagttgcttgtacttgatcccgactaagatataattaatccttattggaggcaaaaccagcctattgggtttatttaatgtttatatgattttctagtagacttaaggtatgaagatccaaattatggaaacacccatgtcccgagcattctggataacaggttccatacctgtattttttaatCGATGTAAcaaggagaaatgtaataaaagacacaaagctTGCTCCATGactagtagcccatagcaaccagtatgAATCTTGCATCCAAACCACAGATCAGTGAATGCTgcctactgattggttgttacaggTCAGTAGACCCAGAGCCAAATTTACAtctggttttacattttccacTTTCTCTTTTCCATAGTGGAGACGTTGCCCACTACAGCAGCACcaaagacaaaaacaaagaaaaaaccttGTAAATGTAAGAAGTCACAGACTCCCAGTCCAGGTATGTTTTTTATCCTCAGCATGTTGACCCATTTATAGTCTTTATCTTAAAAACAAGAGAGTTAATTTACCAATGGTACCGGCACAGCTGGATCACTAAAGAGGAGCCAGATTGCCCCCATTATAGCCAATCATGGAACACTTGTATCTGTACCATAGAGAGGGGTGCAAGATGCAGATCATAGGTCGCAAGGGCTTGAAGCCTTATATTTAATGCCTTGTTTCTCCCAACACTCCTCATCTTGCATGTTCTGAATGATCAGAGCCGGCCATACATAGTGATATACATATACATCTGTATACAGAGTGAGGTGCAACTCTTTGAGCACCATTCTAGGAAGTTTttagcatgtgttttttttggaCTGTAGACATTTCCCAAGATCTTGATTGAAGAGTAATTGTCCCAATTGTTTAGCAGGAGAACACATATGACATTATCCCTATTTCATTCCTATTTAGTTATCTGCAGTGCTGTGATCTGGGCTCCGCTTGCTGGATTTGCTCTTATTCTTATAATAGTCTTGGGTGCCACTGTTTCCTATACAAAGCGTAAGTATAATTTTCAAATTCTCCACCGTTCCATACAGGGACTGATTCTGTGTGATACACTATTttgatagtaacatagtaagttaggttgaaaaaagacacacctccatcaagttcaaccttaagtctatatataacctgcctaactgccagttgatccagaggaaggcaaaaaaacctccatctgaagcctctccaatttgcctcagaggggaaaaaaatccttcctgactccaagatgcaatgggaccagtccctggatcaacttgtactatgttctatcttccatatccctgtatagTAAAATAgtatggttgaaaaaagacactcctACAATATATAGACTGTATAGTTCCATGAAGTAGAATGACCCAATATACTTGACGTTCATAGattttccatcttttactttAAAGTTGCACTAGAATTTGATGGCTCGTGgctacagccaatcagaacccacTGCACATGCATCAGACTTTAGGAAGAATAGGAAAAATGAGCAGTTGATGATAACATTGGTCACCAAATGTGGACATCAGCCATATACCTTCCATTGTTTTCTTTTAGAAATTAGGTTGGTACCTCTCATAAATCCAAATCACATTCTCACTCAACTCAATGCAAGTCCTTAATTCCTGCGCTGATATTCAACACTCTACTACCTAAATAGTGGCAATTTGTAGCTATATAAAGACTGTATGGCTGTTTGACTATCAAACCCTTATAAAGTGTGGCCAGGCCTTTGCTTGCAGTAGGGCTGCCCAGCTCTAGACTCTTAAGGTTGGATGTGGCCATCAAAGAGCTTCTTTTCGCTACCCAACTTCCCCAGGGGATCCATAGACTTTAGTGATGTTCGGGCCAGCCAGATTCCTGCGGGACCCTcgggttgggcgggtttgggccgacctcgaaCTCTTCTTCGCGGGCGGtgggcgggtgcaggttgagctcttctcctgctctcctcgtctgccaccgtcaaatgccggcttctgacttccgggttcgtcttttatagccTGCTCGCCCCacctcttttgtgacatcatgggggcgggtctataaaagcaaacCTCAAGTCAGATGCGGGTGGGCGCAGGCCAAGGTAGGGCAGGATAGGGTTGGTTGCAGGTCAGGGAAATCCCAACccgcacataggggcaaattcactaagatgcgaagttgcgccaggcgcaacttcgtcgTACTTTGCcgtacttcgccgcacttcgtcaggcgtagtttcg from Xenopus laevis strain J_2021 chromosome 1S, Xenopus_laevis_v10.1, whole genome shotgun sequence harbors:
- the LOC108704123 gene encoding T-cell surface glycoprotein CD8 beta chain-like: MVEAMPLLQCNRCGHLKIAKMKHPSDMPPYSCFFFLLFISFWVTGVQSFSLVQTSKSPLVLVKDNTEIFCTLRNQNMDQIGVYWYRQTAKTADELEFVVFSSILNKVRYGSLFSERVSVARENFRNTFTLKIKNVEFTDSGVYYCMVENAGKVAFGNGTSLQVVETLPTTAAPKTKTKKKPCKCKKSQTPSPVICSAVIWAPLAGFALILIIVLGATVSYTKRIYRRTRQFYRKQ